Proteins encoded in a region of the Phaenicophaeus curvirostris isolate KB17595 chromosome 1, BPBGC_Pcur_1.0, whole genome shotgun sequence genome:
- the KEL gene encoding kell blood group glycoprotein isoform X2: MRTLPETCDQELRTGAKKKKCLQEKSLLLCILLSNLLGFTLLIIYIVMTCSLGSCDVKLDLTLLARLLNSRNDTVDPCEDFYKYACGRWESQDSSRTTEESLNVFDVLLEENQLILKRLLEGPNFGIRGSAKEKAIQFYRSCMNTQQIESQGSQPLKDVLNQIGGWNITGVGKAKDFNKTLQTLMGRYSTFPFFKVHVGPSPSDRKTNIIQIDHPEFEMPLESELRQKNYPERVVTPLQERQQRRMLFFRTTIRELQEKAPAIDWLSCLQAVFHPMPLNLSQPIVVHDMDYLKGMSQLIKQWQNERVLHIYMIICLVGNLSPALDSRFQNAHLEVSKIHYGKMGSRMVPAERWRKCLTDTSFFFQPVLGQMFVQEIFPLQTKKLAEQMFFEIQDALYGQLDQLEWMDEQTRQEAKALVSKVQVEIGSPVHILQTDEVNLEYQNLEINEETFFLNVVACLKILRENSYLKPLQHHSQDNWHVSPWAVHSYYSIRHHMVVFPAGMFRSPFFHMEFPSAMNFGAIGVFMAHELLHAFYGYVLPEGCPMCNRSALQKSIDCLVEQYESYDLKVNGTFTLLENTADTGGLNIAYQAYKNWLKKHKEVKDLPEIELSHDQLFYLSFAHTMCGHQDPEKLQSSLNTDPHSPLPLRVCGSVSNSQDFAKHFHCSSGSAMNPDNKCRIW, translated from the exons ATGAGGACCCTTCCAGAG acATGTGACCAGGAGCTGAGAACaggtgcaaagaaaaaaaaatgccttcaggAGAAAAGCCTGCTTCTGTGTATACTGCTCAGTAATCTCCTGGGCTTTACACTGCTTATCATCTACATCGTGATGACTTGTAGTCTAG GATCCTGTGATGTCAAGCTGGATCTTACACTATTGGCCAGACTCCTGAATTCTAGGAATGACACCGTAGACCCCTGTGAGGATTTCTACAAGTACGCCTGTGGTAGATGGGAAAGCCAGGACTCAAGCAGAACCACAGAAGAGTCACTAAATGTATTTGATGTGTTGTTGGAAGAAAACCAGTTGATCCTAAAAAGGCTTTTAG aggGCCCAAATTTTGGGATAAGAGGCTCAGCTAAGGAGAAAGCAATCCAGTTCTATCGCTCCTGCATGAATACCCAACAAATAGAATCCCAAGGAAGTCAACCATTGAAGGATGTCCTAAACCAG atTGGTGGATGGAATATTACAGGTGTGGGGAAAGCAAAAGATTTTAACAAAACTCTTCAGACTCTCATGGGCAGATACAgcacttttccctttttcaaagTCCATGTGGGTCCTAGTCCTTCTGATCGAAAGACCAATATTATTCAG ATTGACCATCCTGAGTTTGAGATGCCACTTGAGAGTGAACTCAGACAGAAAAATTATCCTGAG CGAGTCGTGACCCCACTACAGGAAAGACAGCAGAGGAGGATGCTGTTCTTTCGCACTACCATTAGGGAATTACAG gaAAAGGCACCAGCTATTGACTGGCTGTCATGTCTCCAGGCTGTCTTCCATCCAATGCCATTGAACCTGTCTCAGCCAATTGTAGTGCATGACATGGATTACTTAAAAGGCATGTCACAGCTCATTAAACAGTGGCAGAATGAAAG GGTCCTTCACATTTATATGATTATTTGTCTGGTTGGGAATCTCTCCCCAGCCCTTGACAGTCGATTCCAAAATGCACACCTGGAGGTATCTAAGATACATTATGGAAAAATGGGATCTAGAATG GTTCCAGCTGAGCGCTGGAGGAAGTGCTTGACTGATaccagctttttctttcagccagTTCTAGGGCAGATGTTTGTGCAAGAAattttccctctgcagaccAAGAAACTT GCTGAGCAGATGTTCTTTGAGATCCAAGATGCCCTCTATGGCCAACTGGATCAATTGGAGTGGATGGATGAACAGACTCGCCAAGAGGCAAAAGCCTTG GTTTCCAAAGTACAAGTGGAAATTGGCTCTCCAGTTCACATACTCCAGACTGATGAAGTGAACCTGGAATACCAGAAT TTGGAGATAAATGAAGaaacttttttccttaatgtgGTGGCTTGCTTGAAAATACTAAGGGAAAATTCCTACTTGAAACCTCTTCAGCATCACTCACAGGATAA cTGGCATGTGTCCCCCTGGGCTGTGCATTCGTACTACTCAATAAGGCACCACATGGTGGTCTTTCCTGCTGGAATGTTCCGCAGCCCGTTTTTCCACATGGAGTTTCCCAG tgctaTGAACTTTGGAGCCATTGGAGTCTTCATGGCGCATGAACTTCTTCACGCATTCTATGGTTATG tgcTGCCTGAGGGATGTCCTATGTGTAACAGGAGTGCACTACAGAAATCTATAGACTGCTTGGTTGAACAGTATGAAAGCTATGACCTTAAGGTCAATGGTACTTTTACACTGTTGGAGAATACAGCTGACACTGGAGGGCTCAACATTGCTTACCAG gcCTATAAGAATTGGCTGAAGAAGCACAAAGAAGTGAAAGATTTACCTGAGATCGAACTGTCACATGATCAGCTTTTCTACCTCAGTTTTGCTCAT acAATGTGTGGACACCAGGATCCTGAGAAACTACAGTCTTCCCTGAACACAGATCCACACAGTCCTTTGCCACTTCGTGTCTGTGGGTCTGTCAGCAATAGCCAGGACTTTGCAAAGCACTTCCACTGTTCCAGTGGATCTGCAATGAACCCAGATAACAAGTGTCGTATCTGGTAA
- the KEL gene encoding kell blood group glycoprotein isoform X3, giving the protein MNTQQIESQGSQPLKDVLNQIGGWNITGVGKAKDFNKTLQTLMGRYSTFPFFKVHVGPSPSDRKTNIIQIDHPEFEMPLESELRQKNYPEVLRLYLSYLNKLGVLLGGPQDGLPDSFSRTLSFISNLQRVVTPLQERQQRRMLFFRTTIRELQEKAPAIDWLSCLQAVFHPMPLNLSQPIVVHDMDYLKGMSQLIKQWQNERVLHIYMIICLVGNLSPALDSRFQNAHLEVSKIHYGKMGSRMVPAERWRKCLTDTSFFFQPVLGQMFVQEIFPLQTKKLAEQMFFEIQDALYGQLDQLEWMDEQTRQEAKALVSKVQVEIGSPVHILQTDEVNLEYQNLEINEETFFLNVVACLKILRENSYLKPLQHHSQDNWHVSPWAVHSYYSIRHHMVVFPAGMFRSPFFHMEFPSAMNFGAIGVFMAHELLHAFYGYVLPEGCPMCNRSALQKSIDCLVEQYESYDLKVNGTFTLLENTADTGGLNIAYQAYKNWLKKHKEVKDLPEIELSHDQLFYLSFAHTMCGHQDPEKLQSSLNTDPHSPLPLRVCGSVSNSQDFAKHFHCSSGSAMNPDNKCRIW; this is encoded by the exons ATGAATACCCAACAAATAGAATCCCAAGGAAGTCAACCATTGAAGGATGTCCTAAACCAG atTGGTGGATGGAATATTACAGGTGTGGGGAAAGCAAAAGATTTTAACAAAACTCTTCAGACTCTCATGGGCAGATACAgcacttttccctttttcaaagTCCATGTGGGTCCTAGTCCTTCTGATCGAAAGACCAATATTATTCAG ATTGACCATCCTGAGTTTGAGATGCCACTTGAGAGTGAACTCAGACAGAAAAATTATCCTGAG GTTCTCCGTCTGTATCTCTCATATTTGAACAAACTGGGGGTCCTACTTGGAGGGCCACAGGATGGTCTCCCCGATTCCTTTTCCCGTACCTTGTCCTTCATCTCTAACCTCCAGCGAGTCGTGACCCCACTACAGGAAAGACAGCAGAGGAGGATGCTGTTCTTTCGCACTACCATTAGGGAATTACAG gaAAAGGCACCAGCTATTGACTGGCTGTCATGTCTCCAGGCTGTCTTCCATCCAATGCCATTGAACCTGTCTCAGCCAATTGTAGTGCATGACATGGATTACTTAAAAGGCATGTCACAGCTCATTAAACAGTGGCAGAATGAAAG GGTCCTTCACATTTATATGATTATTTGTCTGGTTGGGAATCTCTCCCCAGCCCTTGACAGTCGATTCCAAAATGCACACCTGGAGGTATCTAAGATACATTATGGAAAAATGGGATCTAGAATG GTTCCAGCTGAGCGCTGGAGGAAGTGCTTGACTGATaccagctttttctttcagccagTTCTAGGGCAGATGTTTGTGCAAGAAattttccctctgcagaccAAGAAACTT GCTGAGCAGATGTTCTTTGAGATCCAAGATGCCCTCTATGGCCAACTGGATCAATTGGAGTGGATGGATGAACAGACTCGCCAAGAGGCAAAAGCCTTG GTTTCCAAAGTACAAGTGGAAATTGGCTCTCCAGTTCACATACTCCAGACTGATGAAGTGAACCTGGAATACCAGAAT TTGGAGATAAATGAAGaaacttttttccttaatgtgGTGGCTTGCTTGAAAATACTAAGGGAAAATTCCTACTTGAAACCTCTTCAGCATCACTCACAGGATAA cTGGCATGTGTCCCCCTGGGCTGTGCATTCGTACTACTCAATAAGGCACCACATGGTGGTCTTTCCTGCTGGAATGTTCCGCAGCCCGTTTTTCCACATGGAGTTTCCCAG tgctaTGAACTTTGGAGCCATTGGAGTCTTCATGGCGCATGAACTTCTTCACGCATTCTATGGTTATG tgcTGCCTGAGGGATGTCCTATGTGTAACAGGAGTGCACTACAGAAATCTATAGACTGCTTGGTTGAACAGTATGAAAGCTATGACCTTAAGGTCAATGGTACTTTTACACTGTTGGAGAATACAGCTGACACTGGAGGGCTCAACATTGCTTACCAG gcCTATAAGAATTGGCTGAAGAAGCACAAAGAAGTGAAAGATTTACCTGAGATCGAACTGTCACATGATCAGCTTTTCTACCTCAGTTTTGCTCAT acAATGTGTGGACACCAGGATCCTGAGAAACTACAGTCTTCCCTGAACACAGATCCACACAGTCCTTTGCCACTTCGTGTCTGTGGGTCTGTCAGCAATAGCCAGGACTTTGCAAAGCACTTCCACTGTTCCAGTGGATCTGCAATGAACCCAGATAACAAGTGTCGTATCTGGTAA
- the KEL gene encoding kell blood group glycoprotein isoform X1, translated as MRTLPETCDQELRTGAKKKKCLQEKSLLLCILLSNLLGFTLLIIYIVMTCSLGSCDVKLDLTLLARLLNSRNDTVDPCEDFYKYACGRWESQDSSRTTEESLNVFDVLLEENQLILKRLLEGPNFGIRGSAKEKAIQFYRSCMNTQQIESQGSQPLKDVLNQIGGWNITGVGKAKDFNKTLQTLMGRYSTFPFFKVHVGPSPSDRKTNIIQIDHPEFEMPLESELRQKNYPEVLRLYLSYLNKLGVLLGGPQDGLPDSFSRTLSFISNLQRVVTPLQERQQRRMLFFRTTIRELQEKAPAIDWLSCLQAVFHPMPLNLSQPIVVHDMDYLKGMSQLIKQWQNERVLHIYMIICLVGNLSPALDSRFQNAHLEVSKIHYGKMGSRMVPAERWRKCLTDTSFFFQPVLGQMFVQEIFPLQTKKLAEQMFFEIQDALYGQLDQLEWMDEQTRQEAKALVSKVQVEIGSPVHILQTDEVNLEYQNLEINEETFFLNVVACLKILRENSYLKPLQHHSQDNWHVSPWAVHSYYSIRHHMVVFPAGMFRSPFFHMEFPSAMNFGAIGVFMAHELLHAFYGYVLPEGCPMCNRSALQKSIDCLVEQYESYDLKVNGTFTLLENTADTGGLNIAYQAYKNWLKKHKEVKDLPEIELSHDQLFYLSFAHTMCGHQDPEKLQSSLNTDPHSPLPLRVCGSVSNSQDFAKHFHCSSGSAMNPDNKCRIW; from the exons ATGAGGACCCTTCCAGAG acATGTGACCAGGAGCTGAGAACaggtgcaaagaaaaaaaaatgccttcaggAGAAAAGCCTGCTTCTGTGTATACTGCTCAGTAATCTCCTGGGCTTTACACTGCTTATCATCTACATCGTGATGACTTGTAGTCTAG GATCCTGTGATGTCAAGCTGGATCTTACACTATTGGCCAGACTCCTGAATTCTAGGAATGACACCGTAGACCCCTGTGAGGATTTCTACAAGTACGCCTGTGGTAGATGGGAAAGCCAGGACTCAAGCAGAACCACAGAAGAGTCACTAAATGTATTTGATGTGTTGTTGGAAGAAAACCAGTTGATCCTAAAAAGGCTTTTAG aggGCCCAAATTTTGGGATAAGAGGCTCAGCTAAGGAGAAAGCAATCCAGTTCTATCGCTCCTGCATGAATACCCAACAAATAGAATCCCAAGGAAGTCAACCATTGAAGGATGTCCTAAACCAG atTGGTGGATGGAATATTACAGGTGTGGGGAAAGCAAAAGATTTTAACAAAACTCTTCAGACTCTCATGGGCAGATACAgcacttttccctttttcaaagTCCATGTGGGTCCTAGTCCTTCTGATCGAAAGACCAATATTATTCAG ATTGACCATCCTGAGTTTGAGATGCCACTTGAGAGTGAACTCAGACAGAAAAATTATCCTGAG GTTCTCCGTCTGTATCTCTCATATTTGAACAAACTGGGGGTCCTACTTGGAGGGCCACAGGATGGTCTCCCCGATTCCTTTTCCCGTACCTTGTCCTTCATCTCTAACCTCCAGCGAGTCGTGACCCCACTACAGGAAAGACAGCAGAGGAGGATGCTGTTCTTTCGCACTACCATTAGGGAATTACAG gaAAAGGCACCAGCTATTGACTGGCTGTCATGTCTCCAGGCTGTCTTCCATCCAATGCCATTGAACCTGTCTCAGCCAATTGTAGTGCATGACATGGATTACTTAAAAGGCATGTCACAGCTCATTAAACAGTGGCAGAATGAAAG GGTCCTTCACATTTATATGATTATTTGTCTGGTTGGGAATCTCTCCCCAGCCCTTGACAGTCGATTCCAAAATGCACACCTGGAGGTATCTAAGATACATTATGGAAAAATGGGATCTAGAATG GTTCCAGCTGAGCGCTGGAGGAAGTGCTTGACTGATaccagctttttctttcagccagTTCTAGGGCAGATGTTTGTGCAAGAAattttccctctgcagaccAAGAAACTT GCTGAGCAGATGTTCTTTGAGATCCAAGATGCCCTCTATGGCCAACTGGATCAATTGGAGTGGATGGATGAACAGACTCGCCAAGAGGCAAAAGCCTTG GTTTCCAAAGTACAAGTGGAAATTGGCTCTCCAGTTCACATACTCCAGACTGATGAAGTGAACCTGGAATACCAGAAT TTGGAGATAAATGAAGaaacttttttccttaatgtgGTGGCTTGCTTGAAAATACTAAGGGAAAATTCCTACTTGAAACCTCTTCAGCATCACTCACAGGATAA cTGGCATGTGTCCCCCTGGGCTGTGCATTCGTACTACTCAATAAGGCACCACATGGTGGTCTTTCCTGCTGGAATGTTCCGCAGCCCGTTTTTCCACATGGAGTTTCCCAG tgctaTGAACTTTGGAGCCATTGGAGTCTTCATGGCGCATGAACTTCTTCACGCATTCTATGGTTATG tgcTGCCTGAGGGATGTCCTATGTGTAACAGGAGTGCACTACAGAAATCTATAGACTGCTTGGTTGAACAGTATGAAAGCTATGACCTTAAGGTCAATGGTACTTTTACACTGTTGGAGAATACAGCTGACACTGGAGGGCTCAACATTGCTTACCAG gcCTATAAGAATTGGCTGAAGAAGCACAAAGAAGTGAAAGATTTACCTGAGATCGAACTGTCACATGATCAGCTTTTCTACCTCAGTTTTGCTCAT acAATGTGTGGACACCAGGATCCTGAGAAACTACAGTCTTCCCTGAACACAGATCCACACAGTCCTTTGCCACTTCGTGTCTGTGGGTCTGTCAGCAATAGCCAGGACTTTGCAAAGCACTTCCACTGTTCCAGTGGATCTGCAATGAACCCAGATAACAAGTGTCGTATCTGGTAA